A window of Photobacterium sp. GJ3 contains these coding sequences:
- the greB gene encoding transcription elongation factor GreB — protein sequence MRTPLITREGYNRLKQELDFLWQEERPEVTKKVTWAASLGDRSENADYQYNKKRLREIDRRVRYLRKTLENVKIVDYSPVQEGKVFFGAWVEVENEAGTCMKFRIVGYDEIFGRKDYISIDSPMARALLKKEVDDEVVVRTPEGDKIWFINTITYLND from the coding sequence ATGAGAACCCCATTGATCACCCGGGAAGGGTACAACCGGCTCAAGCAGGAGCTGGATTTTCTGTGGCAGGAAGAACGTCCGGAAGTGACGAAGAAAGTGACCTGGGCCGCGAGTCTTGGGGATCGTTCGGAAAATGCCGATTATCAGTACAACAAAAAACGCCTGCGGGAGATCGACCGCAGGGTGCGTTATCTGCGTAAAACGCTGGAGAACGTGAAAATTGTCGATTATTCCCCGGTTCAGGAAGGCAAAGTCTTCTTCGGAGCCTGGGTTGAAGTTGAAAATGAGGCTGGCACCTGTATGAAATTCCGCATCGTTGGGTATGATGAAATTTTTGGCCGCAAGGACTATATCTCGATTGATTCGCCGATGGCACGGGCGTTGCTGAAAAAAGAAGTGGACGATGAAGTCGTGGTCCGGACTCCGGAAGGGGATAAAATCTGGTTCATCAAT
- a CDS encoding CPBP family intramembrane glutamic endopeptidase, which yields MKETYNNPVGLFCHAVLKVTWVEVIIIYFISMLVLEGVDPYARTVLNYDIRSFVLPVIILIPFVFRLYQFQYFNDKEFNYKLVVFVAMGFALLHFLDVEYLRGFITTDGFVRQDYYLNYILSSEQTLEWAVFVAFLLVVIVPLFEEIFYRVWLYQKLGQFVGSWVSILISATIFASQHHDFYLSFIFALTMHLIYIKTQSFRNVLFIHCMYNGLYTLFYHVWVPYCLHHDCSIATREHLGTTSWVLIFIPALCLLSFMYLFRKK from the coding sequence ATGAAAGAAACCTATAATAACCCTGTTGGTTTGTTTTGTCATGCTGTATTAAAGGTCACTTGGGTTGAAGTGATAATTATATATTTTATCAGTATGTTAGTTTTGGAGGGGGTAGATCCTTATGCGAGAACAGTTTTAAACTACGATATCAGAAGTTTTGTGTTACCTGTAATTATTTTGATTCCCTTTGTCTTCAGGCTGTATCAGTTCCAATATTTTAATGATAAAGAGTTTAATTATAAATTAGTTGTCTTTGTGGCAATGGGTTTTGCTTTATTACACTTTTTGGATGTGGAGTATTTAAGGGGATTTATAACTACCGATGGTTTTGTACGTCAAGACTACTACCTGAATTACATTCTCTCTTCAGAACAAACGCTAGAATGGGCGGTGTTTGTCGCCTTTCTACTTGTTGTGATCGTTCCACTGTTTGAAGAGATTTTTTACCGAGTATGGTTATATCAAAAACTTGGTCAGTTTGTTGGTAGTTGGGTCTCCATATTGATTAGCGCAACAATTTTTGCCAGTCAGCATCATGATTTTTATCTCAGTTTTATATTTGCTTTGACTATGCATCTTATTTATATCAAGACGCAGTCATTCAGGAATGTTCTTTTTATTCATTGTATGTATAACGGACTTTATACATTGTTCTATCATGTTTGGGTTCCTTATTGTCTTCATCATGATTGTTCTATAGCGACTCGTGAACATTTGGGGACGACATCATGGGTTCTCATATTTATTCCTGCTTTGTGCCTTTTATCTTTCATGTATTTATTCAGGAAAAAATGA
- a CDS encoding DUF922 domain-containing protein: MTHRHISYLLFLCSVHLAHADEVLPFPFHKAYEIYSVSGHSDAEIDASYEKRPSHLKESNFDASVTRYYDFYYDDHTCEISFFLLDVKYTLPQLRMSPANNEFMNKHLAYMKQLYAHEERHCAIALSQLHAIYQLIKKGQRDGCETVQDLIDVHESNITEMNRNFDVYTNHGEIELAVSPFGEDDFLPHCKIEVPVSVHVDAS, translated from the coding sequence ATGACACACCGACATATATCTTACCTGCTATTTCTTTGTTCCGTTCATCTTGCTCATGCAGATGAAGTACTCCCTTTTCCTTTTCATAAAGCGTATGAAATTTATTCTGTGTCTGGTCACAGTGATGCAGAAATTGATGCTTCTTATGAAAAAAGACCTTCTCATTTAAAAGAGAGTAATTTTGATGCTTCTGTAACAAGGTATTATGATTTTTATTATGATGACCATACCTGTGAGATTTCATTTTTTCTGCTTGATGTGAAGTATACGCTGCCGCAGTTAAGAATGTCTCCTGCAAATAATGAGTTCATGAATAAGCATTTGGCATATATGAAACAGCTTTATGCACATGAAGAGCGTCATTGTGCGATCGCTTTATCGCAACTCCATGCCATTTATCAATTGATCAAAAAAGGTCAGCGTGACGGTTGTGAAACTGTACAGGATTTAATCGATGTGCATGAATCGAATATTACTGAAATGAATCGTAACTTCGATGTGTATACAAACCATGGCGAAATTGAATTAGCAGTTTCTCCGTTCGGCGAAGATGATTTTCTGCCGCACTGTAAGATTGAAGTCCCGGTTTCGGTTCATGTGGATGCGAGTTGA
- a CDS encoding type II CAAX prenyl endopeptidase Rce1 family protein, which produces MFYCMFETILFFFILQNMCRFILRDIYVSAFIVTILFSSMHLLNSVTNAVFTLGLGYIFCILYEYFRIRFGSMISIIINFAYHFLWNMFAIFTFPVLIDGL; this is translated from the coding sequence ATGTTTTATTGTATGTTCGAGACGATATTATTCTTTTTCATCTTACAAAATATGTGCCGATTCATTTTGCGTGACATCTATGTTTCCGCATTCATTGTCACAATATTATTCTCATCCATGCACCTTTTAAACTCAGTCACCAATGCTGTATTCACACTTGGATTAGGCTATATTTTCTGTATTTTATATGAATATTTCAGAATCCGATTTGGCAGCATGATTTCAATCATCATTAATTTCGCCTACCATTTTCTATGGAACATGTTTGCCATCTTTACTTTTCCGGTACTTATTGATGGACTTTAA
- a CDS encoding response regulator transcription factor encodes MNRIKHHPIEESNQMTGRQQQIAALIMSGMTNKQIAQQLFISENTVKYHCKQLFSTYGVNTRTELACILMRSGMLNGAL; translated from the coding sequence ATGAATAGAATCAAGCATCACCCCATCGAAGAATCAAATCAGATGACAGGAAGACAACAGCAAATTGCCGCTTTGATCATGTCAGGGATGACAAACAAGCAGATCGCACAACAACTGTTTATTTCAGAAAATACCGTGAAATATCACTGTAAACAGCTTTTTAGTACCTATGGGGTCAACACAAGAACTGAGTTGGCTTGCATCTTGATGCGATCCGGTATGTTGAACGGAGCACTTTGA